A genomic region of Dreissena polymorpha isolate Duluth1 chromosome 4, UMN_Dpol_1.0, whole genome shotgun sequence contains the following coding sequences:
- the LOC127880152 gene encoding uncharacterized protein LOC127880152, translating into MKPLVWLNSDFILSTNLNAENIFAMNLKIPIVAVLLLLVWEKTVGQERLSQINSWTWTWAANDYQILQRVAMLEARQTLLEGTVAEQKAEITNLSKRIEDMKQRTWGSWGEWGQCDFSCNRSVTEGARVQTRFRNMTAGSVVLQTETDQRPCNAVQFAGCDKSSSADDNYATAFSFTDEIAQATCTAIRSEGGYVKAVRRTCSNQTVSCEDLCKSVSATCFNALHVYQPDNVLGIAETGRAGLKTYRYNSCLGSLCGPNFCCCDSK; encoded by the exons ATGAAACCTCTTGTCTGGTTAAATAGTGATTTTATACTGTCTACAAATTTGAACGCTGAAAATATATTTGCAATGAACTTGAAAATACCGATAGTAGCGGTTTTATTGTTACTCGTTTGGGAGAAAACTGTCGGACAAGAACGCCTTTCGCAGATTAATTCTTGGACTTGGACTTGGGCTGCAAATGATTATCAG ATTCTTCAAAGAGTTGCAATGTTGGAAGCCAGGCAAACCTTGTTGGAGGGAACTGTCGCCGAGCAGAAGGCGGAGATCACTAATCTAAGCAAGCGAATAGAAG ACATGAAACAGAGGACTTGGGGAAGCTGGGGCGAGTGGGGTCAGTGCGATTTCTCGTGCAACCGGAGCGTGACCGAGGGCGCGAGAGTTCAGACGAGATTTCGGAACATGACCGCGGGCAGCGTTGTCCTGCAGACGGAGACTGACCAGCGTCCGTGTAACGCTGTGCAGTTTGCAG GCTGCGATAAGAGTAGCAGTGCAGACGACAATTACGCGACAGCGTTCAGTTTCACAGACGAGATCGCTCAGGCCACGTGCACCGCAATACGTTCCGAAGGAGGTTACGTGAAAGCTGTGCGACGCACGTGCTCCAACCAGACTGTCTCCTGCGAGGACCTGTGCAAGAGTGTCAG CGCAACGTGCTTCAACGCTCTTCACGTTTACCAACCGGACAACGTGCTGGGTATTGCGGAGACCGGAAGAGCCGGCCTGAAGACTTACAGATACAACTCCTGTCTCGGCTCGCTCTGCGGACCCAACTTCTGCTGCTGCGACAGCAAATAA